One stretch of Daphnia pulicaria isolate SC F1-1A chromosome 6, SC_F0-13Bv2, whole genome shotgun sequence DNA includes these proteins:
- the LOC124342109 gene encoding LOW QUALITY PROTEIN: heat shock 70 kDa protein-like (The sequence of the model RefSeq protein was modified relative to this genomic sequence to represent the inferred CDS: inserted 1 base in 1 codon; substituted 1 base at 1 genomic stop codon): MLSIEIDSLFDGIDLNPSITRTRFEELNADLFRSTMEPVEKAIRVLXHQDGQXHKAQIQDIVLVGGSTRIPEVEKLLQHFFNEKEVKKYINHDEAVAYGAAVQTAILQGVKSEAVQDLQKMNLSENLQRILPCCSKQHVHVEQLDFLQET, from the exons ATGCTTAGCATTGAAATTGATTCTTTGTTTGATGGAATTGACTTAAACCCTAG CATTACGAGGACTCGATTCGAAGAGTTAAATGCCGATCTTTTCCGCTCTACCATGGAACCTGTCGAGAAAGCCATCCGTGTTCTGTGACACCAAGATGGAC AGCACAAAGCCCAGATTCAAGATATCGTTCTCGTTGGTGGATCAACCCGTATTCCGGAGGTGGAAAAGCTCTTGCAACATTTCTTCAACGAAAAAGAGGTTAAGAAATACATCAATCACGATGAGGCCGTTGCCTACGGTGCCGCTGTTCAAACTGCAATCCTTCAG gGAGTCAAATCTGAGGCTGTCCAAGAtcttcaaaaaatgaatttaagtGAAAACTTACAGCGAATTTTGCCATGTTGTAGTAAACAACATGTACATGTTGAACAACTTGATTTCTTGCAAGAGACATAG